In Lysobacter firmicutimachus, one genomic interval encodes:
- a CDS encoding 50S ribosomal protein L25/general stress protein Ctc translates to MSEHIIKATGRNVEGKGASRRLRRAASIPAIVYGGTAAPQPVQLDHEKIWLASQHEWFYSSILSLDVDGKVEQVLLRDMQRHPFKQIIMHLDFQRVDANQALRVAVPLHFLNEDKSPAGKSADVVVTHELNEVEVSCLPKDLPEFIEVDLSALKVGDIVHLSELKLPKGVEIPELKLGKEHDVAVVIAKHGKEEVVSDAEAPAAEVPAAKVSKKDEDKK, encoded by the coding sequence ATGTCCGAACACATCATCAAGGCCACTGGCCGCAACGTCGAGGGGAAGGGTGCGAGCCGCCGCCTGCGTCGTGCCGCCAGCATCCCGGCCATCGTCTACGGCGGCACCGCCGCTCCGCAGCCGGTCCAGCTCGACCACGAGAAGATCTGGCTGGCCAGCCAGCACGAGTGGTTCTACTCCTCGATCCTGAGCCTGGACGTCGACGGCAAGGTCGAGCAGGTTCTGCTGCGCGACATGCAGCGCCACCCGTTCAAGCAGATCATCATGCACCTGGACTTCCAGCGCGTCGACGCCAACCAGGCGCTGCGCGTGGCCGTGCCGCTGCACTTCCTCAACGAAGACAAGTCGCCGGCCGGCAAGTCCGCCGATGTCGTGGTCACCCACGAGCTCAACGAAGTCGAAGTCAGCTGCCTGCCGAAGGACCTGCCGGAGTTCATCGAAGTCGATCTGTCGGCGCTCAAGGTCGGCGACATCGTCCATCTGTCGGAGCTGAAGCTGCCGAAGGGCGTGGAAATCCCCGAGCTGAAGCTGGGCAAGGAACACGACGTCGCCGTCGTGATCGCCAAGCACGGCAAGGAAGAGGTCGTCTCCGACGCCGAGGCCCCGGCCGCCGAAGTGCCGGCCGCCAAGGTCTCGAAGAAGGACGAAGACAAGAAGTGA
- the rplJ gene encoding 50S ribosomal protein L10 translates to MALNLSQKQEVVAELAEVAAKAHSLVAAEYAGITVGQMTAMRKKARETGVYLRVVKNTLAARAVAGTEYECVQDKLVGPLLYAFSTEEPGAAGRLIKEFAKGNDKLQPKVVAMGGQVYPASHVEVLASLPTLDQALAMLARVLSEPASMFARAVKAVADKQGGGEVAAEAPAEAEPA, encoded by the coding sequence ATGGCTCTTAATCTGTCTCAGAAGCAAGAAGTAGTCGCCGAGCTGGCAGAAGTCGCCGCGAAGGCCCACTCCTTGGTTGCTGCCGAGTACGCGGGCATCACGGTCGGTCAGATGACCGCGATGCGCAAGAAGGCTCGCGAAACCGGTGTGTACTTGCGTGTCGTCAAGAACACCCTGGCCGCGCGCGCTGTGGCCGGTACCGAATACGAGTGCGTCCAGGACAAGCTCGTCGGTCCGCTGCTGTATGCGTTCTCGACCGAAGAACCCGGCGCCGCCGGGCGTCTGATCAAGGAATTCGCCAAGGGTAACGACAAGCTGCAGCCGAAGGTCGTCGCCATGGGCGGTCAGGTCTATCCGGCCAGCCACGTCGAAGTCCTCGCCTCGCTGCCGACCCTCGACCAGGCCCTGGCCATGCTGGCCCGCGTCCTGTCCGAACCCGCCAGCATGTTCGCCCGCGCCGTCAAGGCCGTGGCCGACAAGCAGGGCGGCGGCGAAGTCGCTGCCGAAGCGCCGGCCGAGGCGGAACCGGCCTGA
- the ychF gene encoding redox-regulated ATPase YchF codes for MGIKCGIVGLPNVGKSTLFNALTKAGIAAANFPFCTIEPNVGAVPVPDPRLNALAEIVKPQKLIPTAVEFVDIAGLVAGAASGQGLGNKFLAHIREVDAITHVVRCFEHPDVIHVNNKVDPIADIETIDTELALADLESVEKALQRAERSAKTGDKEAVARKEILGRVRAGLDAGKPARALDLSDDDKAALRDLFLLTLKPVMYVANVLEDGFENNPHLDAVRARAQAEGAQVVPISAAIEEELSQLDDADRDAFLTDLGLDEPGLNRLIRAGYALLGLQTYFTAGVKEVRAWTVKAGSTAPQAAAVIHTDFEKGFIRAETIAYDDFIKYKGEAGARDAGRLRLEGKEYRVQEGDVLHFRFNV; via the coding sequence ATGGGCATCAAATGCGGCATCGTCGGCCTGCCCAACGTCGGCAAGTCGACCCTTTTCAACGCGCTGACCAAGGCGGGCATCGCCGCGGCCAACTTCCCGTTCTGCACCATCGAGCCGAACGTCGGTGCGGTGCCGGTACCTGACCCGCGCCTCAATGCGCTGGCGGAGATCGTCAAGCCGCAGAAGCTGATCCCGACCGCGGTCGAGTTCGTCGACATCGCCGGGCTGGTCGCCGGCGCAGCCAGCGGCCAGGGCCTGGGCAACAAGTTCCTGGCACACATCCGCGAGGTCGATGCGATCACCCACGTGGTGCGGTGCTTCGAGCACCCGGACGTGATCCACGTCAACAACAAGGTCGACCCGATCGCCGACATCGAGACCATCGACACCGAGTTGGCCCTGGCCGACCTGGAGAGCGTCGAGAAGGCGCTGCAGCGCGCCGAGCGCTCGGCCAAGACCGGCGACAAGGAGGCCGTGGCGCGCAAGGAGATCCTCGGCCGGGTCCGTGCCGGGCTCGACGCCGGCAAGCCGGCGCGCGCGCTGGACCTGTCGGACGACGACAAGGCCGCCCTGCGCGACCTGTTCCTGCTGACCCTCAAGCCGGTCATGTACGTGGCCAACGTGCTCGAGGACGGGTTCGAGAACAATCCGCACCTCGACGCCGTGCGCGCCCGCGCGCAAGCCGAGGGCGCCCAGGTGGTGCCGATCTCGGCGGCGATCGAGGAGGAGCTGAGCCAGCTCGACGACGCCGACCGCGACGCCTTTCTGACCGACCTGGGCCTGGACGAGCCGGGCCTGAACCGCCTGATCCGTGCCGGCTACGCCCTGTTGGGCCTGCAGACCTATTTCACCGCCGGGGTGAAGGAAGTGCGCGCCTGGACGGTCAAGGCCGGCTCGACCGCGCCGCAGGCCGCGGCGGTGATCCACACCGACTTCGAGAAGGGCTTCATCCGCGCCGAAACCATCGCCTACGACGATTTCATCAAGTACAAGGGCGAGGCCGGCGCCCGCGACGCCGGTCGCCTGCGCCTGGAGGGCAAGGAATATCGCGTCCAGGAAGGCGATGTGTTGCACTTCCGGTTCAATGTTTGA
- the rplL gene encoding 50S ribosomal protein L7/L12, with the protein MSLSNEQIVDAIAEKTLMEVMELVKAIEEKFGVTAAAPVVVSGGPAADAAPVEEQTEFNVILKAAGDKKVEVIKAVRAITGLGLKEAKDLVEGAPQTVKEAVSKDDAAKMKKDLEAAGATVEVK; encoded by the coding sequence ATGTCCCTTTCCAACGAACAGATCGTCGACGCCATCGCCGAAAAGACCCTGATGGAAGTCATGGAACTGGTCAAGGCGATCGAAGAGAAGTTCGGCGTCACCGCCGCTGCTCCGGTCGTCGTCTCCGGCGGTCCGGCCGCCGACGCCGCTCCGGTCGAAGAGCAGACCGAGTTCAACGTCATCCTGAAGGCCGCCGGCGACAAGAAGGTCGAGGTCATCAAGGCCGTCCGCGCCATCACCGGCCTGGGCCTGAAGGAAGCCAAGGACCTGGTCGAAGGCGCTCCGCAGACCGTCAAGGAAGCCGTCTCGAAGGACGACGCTGCCAAGATGAAGAAGGACCTCGAAGCCGCTGGCGCGACTGTCGAAGTCAAGTAA
- the secE gene encoding preprotein translocase subunit SecE — protein MNSKAEQTKSGGGAGDIAKYAVALLLAAGGVFAYLWFENWSGPLRAGAVVAGLLAGAAVFMLTAKGAQTREFLSESRFELRKVVWPTREEALKTTWVVMIAVAILSLILSGFDYVIQAAVKFLLSR, from the coding sequence ATGAACAGCAAGGCCGAACAAACCAAATCCGGCGGCGGTGCCGGCGATATCGCCAAGTACGCAGTGGCTCTGCTGCTCGCGGCCGGCGGCGTGTTCGCCTACCTGTGGTTCGAGAACTGGAGCGGTCCGTTGCGCGCCGGCGCGGTTGTCGCCGGTCTGCTTGCGGGCGCCGCGGTGTTCATGCTGACCGCCAAGGGCGCGCAGACCCGCGAGTTCCTGTCCGAATCCCGCTTCGAGCTGCGCAAGGTCGTCTGGCCGACCCGCGAAGAAGCGTTGAAGACCACCTGGGTGGTCATGATCGCCGTCGCCATCCTTAGCCTGATCCTGTCCGGTTTCGATTACGTGATCCAGGCCGCGGTCAAGTTCCTGCTGTCGCGTTGA
- the tuf gene encoding elongation factor Tu, with protein sequence MAKGKFERTKPHVNVGTIGHVDHGKTTLTAALTKVGAERFGGEFKAYDAIDAAPEEKARGITISTAHVEYESATRHYAHVDCPGHADYVKNMITGAAQMDGAILVCSAADGPMPQTREHILLSRQVGVPYIVVFLNKADMVDDAELLELVEMEVRELLTKYEFPGDDTPIIHGSARLALEGDQSEIGVPAILKLVDALDTFIPEPERAIDKPFLMPVEDVFSISGRGTVVTGRIERGIIKVGDEIEIVGIRPTQKTTVTGVEMFRKLLDQGQAGDNAGLLLRGTKRDDVERGQVLAKPGSITPHTEFEAEVYVLSKDEGGRHTPFFKGYRPQFYFRTTDITGAVTLPEGVEMVMPGDNVKMTVALINPVAMDEGLRFAIREGGRTVGAGVVAKIIK encoded by the coding sequence ATGGCCAAGGGTAAATTCGAGCGCACCAAGCCGCACGTGAACGTCGGCACGATCGGTCACGTCGACCACGGCAAGACCACGCTGACGGCCGCTCTGACCAAGGTCGGCGCCGAGCGTTTCGGTGGCGAGTTCAAGGCGTACGACGCGATCGACGCGGCGCCGGAAGAAAAGGCTCGCGGCATCACGATCTCGACCGCGCACGTGGAATACGAATCGGCGACGCGCCACTACGCGCACGTCGACTGCCCGGGCCACGCCGACTACGTGAAGAACATGATCACCGGTGCGGCGCAGATGGACGGCGCGATCCTGGTGTGCTCGGCCGCTGACGGCCCGATGCCGCAGACCCGCGAACACATCCTGCTGTCGCGTCAGGTCGGCGTGCCGTACATCGTCGTGTTCCTGAACAAGGCCGACATGGTGGACGACGCCGAGCTGCTCGAGCTGGTCGAGATGGAAGTGCGCGAGCTGCTGACCAAGTACGAGTTCCCGGGCGACGACACCCCGATCATCCACGGTTCGGCCCGTCTGGCGCTGGAAGGCGACCAGAGCGAAATCGGCGTGCCGGCGATCCTGAAGCTGGTCGACGCGCTGGACACCTTCATTCCGGAGCCGGAGCGCGCGATCGACAAGCCGTTCCTGATGCCGGTGGAAGACGTGTTCTCGATCTCGGGCCGCGGCACCGTGGTGACCGGCCGTATCGAGCGCGGCATCATCAAGGTGGGCGACGAAATCGAAATCGTCGGCATCCGTCCGACCCAGAAGACCACGGTCACCGGCGTCGAAATGTTCCGCAAGCTGCTGGACCAGGGTCAGGCGGGCGACAACGCCGGTCTGCTGCTGCGCGGCACCAAGCGCGACGACGTCGAGCGCGGCCAGGTGCTGGCCAAGCCGGGTTCGATCACCCCGCACACCGAGTTCGAAGCCGAGGTGTACGTGCTGTCGAAGGACGAAGGCGGCCGTCACACCCCGTTCTTCAAGGGCTACCGTCCGCAGTTCTACTTCCGCACCACCGACATCACGGGCGCCGTGACCCTGCCGGAAGGCGTGGAAATGGTGATGCCGGGCGACAACGTGAAGATGACCGTCGCCCTGATCAACCCGGTCGCGATGGACGAAGGCCTGCGCTTCGCGATCCGCGAAGGCGGCCGCACCGTCGGCGCCGGCGTGGTGGCGAAGATCATCAAGTAA
- the rplK gene encoding 50S ribosomal protein L11 — translation MAKKVVGYIKLQVKAGQANPSPPVGPALGQRGLNIMEFCKAFNAATSKLEPGLPTPVIITAYSDRTFTFVTKSTPASVLLKKAAGITSGSKRPNTDKVGKVTRAQLEAIAKQKEADLTAADLDAAVKTIAGSARSMGLVVEG, via the coding sequence ATGGCAAAGAAAGTAGTCGGCTACATCAAGCTGCAGGTCAAGGCCGGTCAGGCCAATCCCTCGCCGCCGGTCGGTCCTGCGCTGGGTCAGCGCGGCCTGAACATCATGGAGTTCTGCAAGGCGTTCAACGCCGCGACCTCCAAGCTCGAGCCGGGTCTGCCGACCCCGGTCATCATCACGGCCTACTCGGACCGTACCTTCACCTTCGTCACCAAGAGCACCCCGGCTTCGGTGCTGCTCAAGAAGGCGGCCGGCATCACCTCGGGCTCCAAGCGCCCGAACACCGACAAGGTGGGCAAGGTGACCCGCGCCCAGCTCGAAGCCATCGCCAAGCAGAAGGAAGCCGACCTGACGGCGGCCGACCTGGATGCGGCGGTGAAGACGATTGCGGGTTCGGCCCGCAGCATGGGCCTGGTGGTGGAGGGTTAA
- the pth gene encoding aminoacyl-tRNA hydrolase, whose amino-acid sequence MAGLRLIVGLGNPGAEYTRTRHNAGFWFVDALNEKFGGRFGLESKLFGETSKIEIAGRPVWLLKPATFMNLSGKSVAAALRYWKIEPDEALLAHDELDLAPGTARLKFDGGHGGQNGLRDTVQHLGHGEFHRLRLGIGHPGHKDRVTPWVLGRPGKDDEAVILRAIDEAIDVMPLAVQGNFLDAMTRLHTQRH is encoded by the coding sequence ATGGCGGGACTGCGCCTGATCGTCGGCCTGGGCAACCCCGGCGCCGAATACACCCGGACCCGGCACAACGCCGGGTTTTGGTTTGTGGACGCCCTGAACGAGAAGTTCGGCGGCCGCTTCGGCCTGGAGTCCAAGCTGTTCGGCGAGACCTCGAAGATCGAGATCGCCGGCCGGCCGGTGTGGCTGCTCAAGCCGGCCACCTTCATGAACCTCTCCGGCAAGTCGGTGGCCGCGGCGTTGCGCTACTGGAAGATCGAGCCGGACGAGGCGCTGTTGGCGCACGACGAACTCGATCTGGCGCCGGGCACCGCGCGGCTCAAGTTCGACGGCGGCCACGGCGGCCAGAACGGCCTGCGCGACACCGTCCAGCACCTGGGGCACGGCGAGTTCCACCGCCTGCGCCTGGGTATCGGCCATCCCGGCCACAAGGACAGGGTCACCCCCTGGGTGCTCGGCCGTCCCGGCAAGGACGACGAGGCCGTCATCCTGCGCGCCATCGACGAGGCCATCGACGTCATGCCACTGGCCGTGCAGGGCAATTTCCTGGACGCGATGACGCGTCTGCACACGCAGCGGCATTAG
- the rplA gene encoding 50S ribosomal protein L1, with amino-acid sequence MAMTKREKAIKAAVVPGKAYPFEEAVKIVKTATKAKFVESVDVSVRLGVDAKKSDQQVRGSTVLPAGTGKSVRVAVFAPAGAKADEALAAGAEAVGMDDLAEKMQAGDLNYDVVIATPDAMRVVGKLGQVLGPRGLMPNPKVGTVSPNPAEAVKNAKGGQVRYRTDKAGIIHCTIGKVSFEDGSLKDNLQALLLDLIKAKPSAAKGQYLQKISISSTMGPGVIVDQASLTLK; translated from the coding sequence ATGGCGATGACCAAGCGCGAAAAAGCAATCAAGGCCGCCGTGGTTCCGGGCAAGGCCTATCCGTTCGAAGAAGCGGTCAAGATCGTCAAGACCGCCACCAAGGCCAAGTTCGTCGAGTCCGTCGACGTCTCCGTCCGTCTGGGCGTGGACGCGAAGAAGTCCGACCAGCAGGTGCGCGGTTCGACCGTGCTGCCGGCCGGCACCGGCAAGAGCGTGCGCGTGGCGGTGTTCGCCCCGGCGGGCGCCAAGGCCGACGAAGCCCTGGCCGCCGGCGCGGAAGCCGTGGGCATGGACGACCTGGCCGAGAAGATGCAGGCCGGCGACCTGAACTACGACGTCGTCATCGCGACCCCGGACGCCATGCGCGTCGTCGGTAAGCTCGGCCAGGTGCTGGGCCCGCGCGGCCTGATGCCGAACCCGAAGGTCGGCACCGTTTCGCCGAACCCGGCCGAAGCGGTCAAGAACGCCAAGGGCGGCCAGGTGCGTTACCGCACCGACAAGGCCGGCATCATCCACTGCACCATCGGCAAGGTCTCGTTCGAAGACGGTTCGCTGAAGGACAACCTGCAGGCGCTGCTGCTCGACCTGATCAAGGCCAAGCCGTCCGCCGCCAAGGGCCAGTACCTGCAGAAGATCTCGATCAGCTCGACCATGGGCCCGGGCGTGATCGTCGACCAGGCTTCGCTGACCCTGAAGTGA
- the nusG gene encoding transcription termination/antitermination protein NusG translates to MNSHENKRWYVVHAYSGFEKSVAQALRDRIVRFEMQDRFGDVLVPTEEVVEMRSGQKRRSERKFFPGYVLVQIATHDEAGIPRIDSESWHLIKETPKVMGFIGGTADRPLPIQDSEADRILQRVQEGVEKPRPKVLFEAGEMVRVIDGPFVDFNGVVEEINYEKSRLRVAVLIFGRSTPVELEFGQVEKAT, encoded by the coding sequence GTGAATTCTCACGAAAACAAGCGCTGGTACGTGGTTCACGCGTACTCCGGGTTCGAGAAGTCGGTGGCGCAGGCGCTGCGCGATCGCATCGTTCGTTTCGAAATGCAGGACCGCTTCGGCGACGTCCTGGTCCCGACCGAAGAGGTCGTGGAAATGCGTTCCGGCCAGAAGCGCCGCTCCGAGCGCAAGTTCTTCCCGGGCTATGTCCTGGTCCAGATCGCCACGCACGACGAAGCGGGCATTCCGCGCATCGACAGCGAGAGCTGGCACCTGATCAAGGAAACCCCGAAGGTCATGGGTTTCATCGGCGGCACCGCCGATCGCCCGCTGCCGATCCAGGACAGCGAGGCCGACCGTATCCTGCAGCGCGTTCAGGAAGGCGTCGAGAAGCCGCGTCCGAAGGTGCTGTTCGAAGCCGGCGAAATGGTCCGGGTCATCGACGGCCCGTTCGTCGACTTCAACGGCGTGGTCGAGGAAATCAATTACGAGAAGAGCCGCCTGCGCGTCGCAGTGCTGATCTTCGGCCGCTCGACCCCGGTCGAGCTGGAATTCGGCCAGGTCGAGAAGGCGACCTGA